A stretch of Pseudomonas sp. CCC3.1 DNA encodes these proteins:
- a CDS encoding LysR substrate-binding domain-containing protein has protein sequence MSQSAINLRHLRAFTTVVSCGSLVSASKLMHITLPAVSKSLKELEQELGVQLLIRTRKGVQLTQAGEAFHKHAVQVLSSFNQAMDQAQTTADAPQVLRVGALPTAAGYILAPVVEQMRQRYPTIKVQVLSGVYEYLVGKLRTGEIDLIVGRLIGRDMLGVTFEALYEEDLVLVVRKDHPLAQRERVELNDLRPYVLLASPQGTLVRISVDNFLLSNSSLEGLQILETLSETFSRVYVHDYDGVWFVQRGLVDLDLRLGSVRALPFASPLLRAPIGLTTPTDRPLSDAAQQFMELLRAWHKNKSQP, from the coding sequence TTGAGCCAGTCCGCTATCAACCTTCGTCATTTACGCGCCTTCACCACTGTGGTCAGTTGCGGCAGTCTGGTCAGCGCTTCAAAGCTGATGCACATCACGCTGCCTGCGGTTTCCAAAAGCCTCAAGGAACTGGAGCAGGAGCTGGGCGTGCAACTGCTGATTCGCACCCGCAAAGGTGTGCAACTGACCCAGGCCGGTGAAGCATTTCACAAGCATGCCGTGCAGGTGCTCAGCAGTTTCAATCAGGCGATGGATCAGGCGCAGACAACTGCGGACGCTCCGCAAGTCCTGCGCGTGGGTGCGCTGCCGACCGCCGCGGGCTACATCCTGGCGCCGGTGGTCGAACAAATGCGCCAGCGTTACCCGACGATAAAGGTGCAGGTGCTGTCAGGGGTTTATGAATATCTGGTAGGGAAGTTGCGAACGGGTGAGATTGACCTGATCGTCGGCCGCCTGATCGGGCGAGACATGCTGGGCGTGACCTTTGAAGCGCTGTACGAAGAAGACCTGGTGCTTGTGGTGCGCAAGGACCACCCCCTGGCGCAACGCGAGCGGGTGGAACTCAATGACCTGCGCCCTTACGTGTTGCTGGCATCGCCCCAGGGCACGCTGGTGCGCATCAGCGTCGACAACTTTTTGTTGTCCAACAGCTCGCTTGAAGGCTTGCAGATTCTGGAGACACTCAGCGAAACCTTCTCACGGGTCTATGTTCATGATTACGACGGGGTGTGGTTCGTCCAGCGGGGGCTCGTTGACCTGGATTTGCGTTTGGGCAGTGTGCGTGCGCTGCCTTTTGCCAGCCCATTGCTCAGGGCGCCGATTGGCTTGACGACGCCGACAGATCGCCCTTTGTCGGATGCTGCGCAGCAATTTATGGAGTTGCTGCGTGCCTGGCACAAAAACAAATCTCAGCCGTAG
- a CDS encoding sugar phosphate isomerase/epimerase, translating to MNIREPRLGVSSASLPTLNPEELAEEMVRQGYQGVEWRIADTSRLNPAQPWHASTNNRCTIAPTTAAVQRIQDHCQALGLKIFGLSPYLKIGDLEHGLRLIDLAAIASQARLRIWAPGYSNERYPEAYERMRRFLDQLLPRAEAQGVQLALEVHQRTICSSPSLAMRVAEHYPAKHLGIIYDLGNLAIEGREDVQMSLDLMGPHLTHVQVKNVAYTPQAPGQGWSWAWCPPDEGVLPLQAMLQTLRTNGFDDWVSVEDFSDAHTDRQKLARNRALMLEYLQIGDQHTLSHPQEA from the coding sequence ATGAACATTCGGGAACCGCGACTCGGCGTTTCGAGCGCTTCGTTGCCCACTCTGAACCCCGAAGAACTGGCCGAGGAAATGGTTCGCCAGGGGTATCAGGGGGTGGAATGGCGGATTGCCGATACCAGCCGACTGAACCCGGCTCAGCCTTGGCATGCCAGCACCAACAATCGCTGCACGATTGCGCCTACAACGGCGGCGGTGCAACGTATTCAGGATCACTGTCAGGCATTGGGGCTGAAGATCTTCGGGCTCAGCCCCTACCTTAAAATCGGCGACCTGGAGCACGGCCTGCGGCTGATCGACCTGGCCGCCATCGCCAGTCAGGCACGCCTCAGAATCTGGGCGCCGGGCTACAGCAACGAGCGCTATCCAGAAGCCTATGAACGGATGCGGCGTTTTCTCGATCAATTGCTGCCGCGCGCCGAAGCCCAGGGCGTGCAACTGGCGCTGGAGGTTCATCAACGCACCATCTGCTCCAGCCCGTCGCTGGCGATGCGTGTGGCAGAACACTACCCCGCCAAGCATCTGGGCATCATTTACGACCTGGGCAACCTGGCCATCGAAGGCCGCGAAGACGTACAGATGTCGCTGGATTTGATGGGCCCGCACCTGACCCACGTGCAGGTCAAAAATGTGGCCTACACACCACAAGCCCCCGGTCAAGGCTGGTCATGGGCGTGGTGCCCTCCCGATGAAGGCGTGCTGCCTTTGCAAGCCATGCTGCAAACGTTGCGCACCAATGGCTTCGACGACTGGGTCTCGGTGGAGGATTTCTCGGACGCCCACACCGACCGGCAGAAGCTGGCACGCAATCGGGCGCTGA